The Lentzea guizhouensis genome contains a region encoding:
- a CDS encoding DUF885 domain-containing protein — MDEGELVRGYLVLGLRLGRLRAGFVDSYTGDPALSRMVDNEPRLDPRALATHARQLRKELDGSELSPQRQQFLDAHLRAMECNARKLAGEHISFVDEVEQYFQVRIRPGDEDAYAQAHRDLDVLLAGRGSLGDRLADFRDTDEVSPRRLQGCVQALSSALRDRVRHRYALPEQEIVEYQIVTNKPWSGFNYYLGGYRSKVAINADMGHRMSNLPHLVAHESYPGHHTEHCRKEAGLVHRRGHAEQSIFLINTPQCLMAEGMADLGLHAVVGQGWGRWTEEIMRDLGLRMDGELSEKVEFAAAGLLTVRQDAALMLHDRGADQDDVVAHLRRWLLVPERRARQMVRFLADPLWRAYTTTYVEGVRLVRAWLDVRAPGEPLESRYLRLLDEPLVPKSLEDQVRDGVSWLAA, encoded by the coding sequence ATGGACGAAGGCGAGCTGGTGCGCGGGTACCTGGTGCTGGGGCTGCGGCTCGGGCGCCTGAGGGCCGGGTTCGTGGACTCGTACACGGGCGACCCGGCGCTGAGCCGCATGGTCGACAACGAGCCGCGCCTGGACCCCAGGGCGCTGGCCACGCACGCCCGGCAGCTGCGCAAGGAGCTCGACGGCAGCGAACTGAGCCCGCAACGCCAGCAGTTCCTCGATGCGCACCTCAGGGCCATGGAGTGCAACGCGCGCAAGCTCGCCGGCGAGCACATCTCGTTCGTGGACGAGGTGGAGCAGTACTTCCAGGTCCGCATCCGCCCCGGTGACGAGGACGCCTACGCCCAGGCGCACCGCGACCTCGACGTGCTGCTGGCCGGGCGCGGTTCGCTGGGCGACCGGCTGGCGGACTTCCGCGACACCGACGAAGTGTCCCCGCGACGGCTCCAGGGCTGCGTGCAGGCCCTGTCCAGCGCGCTGCGGGACCGCGTCCGGCACCGGTACGCGCTGCCCGAGCAGGAGATCGTCGAGTACCAGATCGTCACGAACAAGCCGTGGAGCGGCTTCAACTACTACCTGGGCGGTTACCGGTCCAAGGTCGCGATCAACGCCGACATGGGTCACCGCATGTCGAACCTGCCGCACCTGGTCGCGCACGAGTCCTATCCGGGCCACCACACCGAGCACTGCCGCAAGGAGGCGGGCCTGGTGCACCGGCGCGGCCACGCCGAGCAGTCGATCTTCCTGATCAACACGCCGCAGTGCCTGATGGCCGAGGGCATGGCCGACCTGGGCCTGCACGCCGTGGTCGGCCAGGGCTGGGGCCGCTGGACCGAGGAGATCATGCGCGACCTGGGGTTGCGAATGGACGGCGAACTGTCCGAAAAGGTCGAGTTCGCCGCCGCCGGGCTGCTCACCGTCCGGCAGGACGCGGCGCTGATGCTGCACGACCGCGGTGCGGACCAGGACGACGTGGTCGCGCATCTGCGCAGGTGGCTGCTGGTGCCGGAACGCCGGGCCCGGCAGATGGTGCGCTTCCTGGCCGATCCGCTGTGGCGCGCGTACACGACGACGTACGTCGAGGGAGTTCGCCTGGTCAGGGCCTGGCTCGACGTCCGCGCGCCCGGCGAGCCGCTCGAGTCCCGATATCTGAGACTCCTCGACGAGCCGCTCGTGCCGAAATCGTTGGAGGACCAGGTGCGCGACGGGGTGTCGTGGCTTGCTGCGTGA